A genomic window from Bacteroidota bacterium includes:
- a CDS encoding response regulator, with protein sequence MKTILIVDDDPDMRKLATIILSKEGYNVIEAEDGSIALDLVKEKKPDLVISDVMMENVNGFMLYELLHDDPVTADIPLIFVTGAAQQAGAWDSDPNVVYLEKPIMMDQLIAAVNKVIKA encoded by the coding sequence ATGAAGACGATTCTGATCGTTGATGACGATCCCGATATGCGAAAATTGGCGACTATCATCCTCAGCAAAGAAGGATACAATGTCATCGAAGCCGAGGATGGGTCCATCGCGCTCGACCTTGTGAAGGAGAAAAAGCCCGACCTCGTCATCAGCGATGTCATGATGGAAAACGTCAACGGCTTCATGCTGTACGAGCTTCTGCACGACGATCCGGTCACCGCGGATATCCCGTTGATCTTTGTCACCGGCGCGGCACAGCAAGCCGGGGCATGGGACTCGGATCCGAACGTCGTCTACCTCGAGAAACCGATCATGATGGACCAGTTGATCGCTGCGGTGAACAAGGTGATCAAAGCGTAG
- a CDS encoding sigma-54 dependent transcriptional regulator: MGKQKTAASILVVDDEQGFREMLSTILESQGYSSQTASNGVEAINAVQTSQFDLVLLDVKMPNVDGIEVLHFIKENFVDTQVIMLTGVDDVRIAVECMKLGASHYLTKPYSADELIALIVRALERRHLLIENKVMKSELARLASSSSLIGQSPAFIKALELAGKVAPTDSTVLIEGASGTGKELFANFLFKNSPRSDKPFVALNCASIPDTLIESELFGHEKGAFTDAHAMRQGLVELANGGTLFLDEIGEISPVFQPKLLRFIQTGEFRRVGGNKVLKSDVRIISATNRHLLDDVKEGRFREDLLYRINVITLSIPPLRERREDIPLIAENIVAHKLKTRVPKKLHPETIQALIEYQWPGNVRELENILERAAILSTDEYIRPKDLALPRNTGTEAGQGKVGTAIPLRELEHDHIAGVLRHTSWDKNLAAKILGISLKTLYTKIQQYNITKQ; the protein is encoded by the coding sequence ATGGGAAAACAAAAAACTGCGGCATCGATCCTTGTTGTTGACGATGAACAAGGTTTCCGCGAGATGCTGAGCACGATCCTTGAGTCGCAAGGATACTCGTCGCAGACCGCATCCAACGGCGTTGAGGCCATCAATGCCGTCCAGACTTCTCAATTCGATTTGGTCCTCCTCGACGTCAAGATGCCGAACGTCGACGGCATCGAAGTCCTTCATTTCATCAAGGAGAACTTTGTCGATACGCAGGTGATCATGCTCACCGGCGTGGACGATGTCCGCATCGCGGTCGAGTGCATGAAATTGGGGGCGTCCCACTATCTCACAAAACCGTACTCCGCCGACGAGTTGATCGCGCTGATCGTCCGTGCGTTGGAGCGGCGTCACCTCCTGATCGAAAACAAAGTGATGAAATCGGAGTTGGCTCGTCTTGCGTCGTCGTCCAGCCTCATCGGACAAAGTCCGGCGTTCATCAAAGCGCTCGAGCTTGCGGGGAAGGTGGCGCCGACCGACTCCACGGTCCTCATCGAAGGGGCGAGCGGAACCGGCAAAGAACTGTTCGCGAACTTTTTGTTCAAGAACAGTCCCCGCTCGGACAAGCCGTTCGTCGCCCTCAACTGCGCCTCTATTCCCGACACGCTCATCGAAAGCGAGCTGTTTGGGCATGAAAAAGGGGCATTCACCGACGCGCACGCAATGCGCCAGGGGCTGGTCGAACTCGCGAACGGGGGGACACTTTTTTTGGATGAAATCGGCGAGATCAGCCCGGTCTTCCAACCGAAGCTCCTCCGCTTCATTCAGACCGGAGAATTCCGCCGGGTCGGCGGGAACAAAGTATTGAAGTCAGACGTCCGGATCATTTCTGCAACAAACCGGCACCTCCTCGACGACGTGAAAGAGGGACGGTTCCGCGAAGACCTGCTCTACCGTATCAACGTTATCACCCTTTCCATTCCTCCGCTGCGCGAGAGACGCGAAGACATTCCGCTGATCGCGGAAAACATCGTCGCCCATAAATTAAAAACCCGCGTTCCCAAAAAACTCCATCCAGAGACGATCCAGGCGTTGATCGAATACCAGTGGCCGGGAAACGTGCGCGAGCTGGAAAATATCTTGGAGCGGGCGGCGATTCTTTCAACGGACGAATATATTCGTCCAAAGGACCTGGCGCTTCCCCGGAACACCGGGACGGAGGCGGGGCAGGGAAAGGTCGGCACGGCCATTCCCCTGCGGGAGTTGGAGCACGACCACATCGCGGGAGTTCTTCGTCATACAAGTTGGGATAAAAATCTTGCGGCAAAAATTTTGGGGATCAGCTTGAAGACACTGTATACAAAAATCCAGCAGTACAATATTACGAAGCAATAG
- a CDS encoding S8 family serine peptidase has protein sequence MRLRTTSGATIIFFLSIVSVYPTPGQNLIVKKFGAKDSLLKFSPTTSVRQVIQGGKVLSTMSVDESQAVNVIVELAAPVIFHTQGTTVSNRNAAAQQRAAFVNRLVSVSPAAKLTRQFSQVLNGASLSIPRSDIGRLASLSEVRKVYEDKKVTAFGTPSSAAFRPNTAQSDASMTGGKKIRVGVIDTGVDYLHEALGGGLGPGFKVAGGYDFVNGKSDPMDDNGHGTHVAGIIAGNSAALKSMAPDVNLFAYKVLDASGNGNTSTVIAGIEQAMTDSVDVINLSLGTSDGDPDDILSEAVDRAVEAGIVVVVAAGNDGDYGTISSPGAAREALTVGAIDSLQAVASFSSKGPSNKIYGIKPDVVAPGVNILSAKMGGGYITMSGTSMATPYVSAAAANLRQIHPDWTAFEIRDALIATARDLNSPVFSEGRGKVDTARTGAVQSVATPATLSFGFDNSSASVWTKTDTVTLTNVSPSTKSYTLKAIPAAAGIDVRCSPSIITIGQNESGSVLISASVNNPSLPDNTALPQGYGGNILAVSSSDTVVIPFVFFKGNVFQISFSETPFQVVIHDHKSNAFYFNPVNSFLTAIVPAGTYDIVTSFSGSACVVKENLSTQDNLEVSVARSEADHAITISPVDENGDALVPAGTSSSCSYIEALMHTSSGISEVVLGGGKIQTASLVQELYFSDVSSNYSFGYTINVQYGNLKSYTFDVELDSGITTSQNIQFTASDLKKVDFKYEIDSSVTKVFPITWSTFVQQNNVVAVTFYDGADAPLLSPFIQTGYYTKRTTSSFPIFHFREAYKY, from the coding sequence ATGAGACTGCGAACGACATCCGGTGCGACGATAATATTCTTCCTTTCCATCGTCTCTGTTTACCCTACGCCGGGGCAAAACCTCATTGTAAAAAAATTCGGTGCGAAGGACAGTCTTCTGAAATTTTCCCCGACCACATCGGTTCGGCAGGTCATCCAGGGGGGGAAAGTCCTCTCGACCATGAGCGTGGATGAAAGCCAGGCCGTCAACGTCATCGTTGAGCTTGCAGCACCGGTGATATTTCATACTCAGGGAACGACGGTCAGCAACAGGAACGCCGCGGCGCAACAAAGAGCGGCATTTGTAAACAGGCTCGTTTCGGTTTCTCCTGCTGCAAAGCTAACACGGCAATTCTCACAAGTGCTGAACGGAGCATCCCTCAGCATTCCCCGTTCCGACATCGGCCGTCTCGCTTCGCTCTCAGAGGTTCGCAAAGTTTACGAGGATAAAAAAGTCACTGCTTTTGGAACGCCATCTTCGGCAGCGTTCCGCCCAAACACAGCGCAGTCGGATGCCTCGATGACGGGGGGAAAAAAGATACGGGTCGGCGTTATCGATACCGGGGTCGATTATCTTCATGAGGCATTGGGTGGAGGCCTCGGGCCTGGATTCAAAGTTGCCGGAGGCTATGATTTTGTGAACGGCAAATCGGATCCCATGGACGACAACGGCCACGGAACACACGTCGCCGGGATCATCGCGGGAAATTCCGCCGCGTTAAAGAGCATGGCCCCGGACGTAAATCTCTTCGCCTATAAAGTGCTCGATGCATCGGGCAATGGAAACACATCGACCGTCATCGCCGGCATCGAGCAGGCAATGACCGACAGCGTCGATGTTATCAACCTCAGTCTCGGAACATCTGACGGCGATCCCGACGATATTCTCTCGGAGGCGGTGGACCGGGCCGTTGAAGCCGGCATTGTGGTTGTTGTGGCCGCCGGAAACGACGGCGATTACGGGACTATCTCTTCCCCGGGAGCAGCACGCGAAGCGTTGACCGTCGGGGCGATCGACTCGCTTCAGGCCGTTGCTTCATTCAGCTCGAAAGGGCCTTCAAACAAGATTTACGGCATCAAACCGGACGTCGTTGCTCCCGGAGTGAACATTCTTTCAGCAAAGATGGGGGGAGGATACATCACCATGAGCGGAACATCAATGGCGACCCCCTACGTTTCTGCGGCGGCAGCAAATCTCCGGCAGATCCACCCGGATTGGACGGCGTTCGAAATACGTGATGCGCTGATTGCAACGGCCAGGGACCTGAATTCACCCGTGTTCTCAGAGGGGAGGGGAAAAGTGGATACGGCAAGGACCGGCGCTGTCCAATCGGTTGCGACTCCTGCAACCCTAAGTTTTGGTTTTGATAATTCCTCCGCCTCTGTGTGGACAAAAACGGATACCGTAACGTTGACGAACGTATCACCATCCACAAAAAGCTACACGCTGAAAGCCATCCCGGCGGCAGCCGGTATCGATGTTCGGTGTTCCCCTTCGATAATAACGATCGGCCAGAACGAATCGGGGAGCGTTCTGATCAGCGCCAGCGTGAACAACCCGTCGCTCCCCGACAACACGGCATTGCCGCAAGGATACGGCGGAAACATTCTAGCCGTATCGAGCAGCGACACGGTCGTTATTCCGTTCGTCTTCTTTAAGGGGAATGTTTTTCAGATTTCGTTCAGCGAAACTCCGTTCCAGGTGGTCATCCACGACCATAAGTCCAATGCATTTTACTTTAACCCCGTCAATTCATTCCTGACCGCTATCGTTCCGGCCGGCACGTATGATATCGTCACGTCGTTTTCAGGCTCGGCCTGTGTGGTGAAAGAGAATCTCAGCACTCAGGACAATCTCGAGGTCTCAGTCGCCAGAAGCGAAGCCGATCATGCCATCACCATCTCCCCGGTCGATGAGAATGGCGACGCTCTCGTTCCGGCCGGAACGAGTTCTTCCTGCAGTTATATTGAAGCGCTGATGCATACTTCCTCGGGAATCAGCGAGGTGGTGCTGGGAGGGGGAAAAATTCAGACGGCTTCACTGGTGCAGGAATTGTATTTCTCGGATGTGAGCAGCAATTACTCCTTCGGGTATACGATCAACGTCCAGTACGGGAACCTGAAATCGTACACCTTCGACGTCGAACTCGACTCCGGCATTACCACGTCGCAGAACATACAATTCACCGCATCCGACCTGAAGAAAGTCGATTTCAAGTATGAGATCGATTCCAGCGTCACAAAAGTCTTCCCGATCACCTGGTCGACGTTCGTCCAGCAAAACAATGTCGTCGCGGTGACCTTCTATGACGGCGCTGATGCCCCCCTGCTCTCCCCGTTCATTCAAACCGGATATTACACCAAAAGAACGACCTCGTCGTTTCCCATTTTCCATTTCAGGGAAGCGTACAAGTACTGA
- a CDS encoding T9SS type A sorting domain-containing protein: MKTAKRDLRRTKRAVFSLLFIISASYGQTFDLLSAKPADKLAQSKFFAIDSNKVLNEYNMFAFSAPVSRIYDSVFDIAGITAAVSAVNSNTANTAKDFSLDQNYPNPFNPSTTIRFNVGKRAKVSVVLFDVTGKEVTTLVNDNKEPGSYSVRWNGTSAASGTYFCRMIATGDNGSTTVETKKMALLK; this comes from the coding sequence GTGAAGACAGCGAAAAGAGACTTAAGACGGACAAAGAGGGCGGTCTTCTCTCTTCTTTTCATCATCTCCGCTTCCTACGGCCAGACGTTCGACCTTCTCTCTGCAAAACCCGCGGACAAACTAGCTCAAAGCAAATTCTTCGCGATCGACAGCAACAAAGTTCTCAACGAATACAACATGTTCGCTTTCAGTGCGCCGGTCAGCCGGATCTACGACTCGGTTTTTGACATCGCCGGAATTACCGCCGCGGTCTCTGCAGTGAACAGCAACACAGCGAACACAGCCAAAGATTTTTCGCTCGATCAAAACTATCCGAATCCTTTCAACCCATCGACGACGATCCGCTTCAATGTTGGAAAGAGAGCGAAAGTTTCCGTAGTATTGTTCGACGTCACCGGCAAGGAAGTAACGACGCTTGTGAACGACAACAAAGAGCCGGGAAGCTACAGCGTGCGATGGAACGGAACGTCGGCAGCGTCCGGAACTTACTTCTGCCGGATGATCGCGACGGGCGACAACGGAAGCACAACGGTGGAGACGAAAAAAATGGCCCTTCTCAAATGA
- a CDS encoding TIM-barrel domain-containing protein, with translation MKIPLAPFSFPVLSFMILAAAFSLRAAETENLGEYASHDSEGRSIVFISSTGQRLRVTPYGDYILRLQWARRGEDFFPDDRYEMVVSHAWSGLLRLTDRGTYFSLETGVNDGLELQVQKRPMRLSFFSLKDRRRLLAERDGVRWSDGAIHASFEWDPREHFTGLGHDFYGRSEHLDLQGGLYRRNYGTENNQQAPLIVPFFLSSSGYGLFVNSTFPNTFSFGKDSLYEFTLEGNARMDYFFLAGPEFSSIIDRYTQLTGRPRLPPLAMLGLGLSDKANDELSSAPSDERWWKQKVTDHRNAGFPLDHVINDNRWRAGGGMRCISYFEWDTTRFPDPRAYEQWLKSNGLVSTIDFNRCIAKASERWSPSFNIPVTDSIEFGDSAPDFTRSDVREWFWHLHWRKSLSPKLGYPGDALWIDEFDQLWKAPASMVLGNGRTWMEMKNYWFFLIAKSLVQEGWDRTLAPERRPFVWVRGMTAGAQRYATLWSGDIVPTYEEMKGQVRGMQLAGLSGFPFWGHDAGGYAEWGKRKGPNDTLYRDWSMAFGSFSPFWKPHGMGQPRWPLDRSADAQRDAKKYSTLRYELMPYTYTFAHEAARTGMPIARAMVIEHQNDPEAWSHDLEYMWGSDLLVAPRCSDDGTVTVWLPEGLWYDFWSDSLISGGREIRCNAPIGSLPLFVKAGSVIPMAPFALSTAFIKKDQLFLRVYVGKDGEFTLVDDDGISESYRTQGEIQTTKIVFVQSIMTLSIGASTGKYGNAPTQRKYHVEFHGLSHPIWININGKQLKFVSSEAEAAISDGGILWNKEKKCLSVFTNEMPVNQNILIQGVKDLGHDGQ, from the coding sequence GTGAAAATCCCATTGGCTCCGTTTTCCTTTCCCGTTTTAAGCTTCATGATCCTTGCTGCGGCTTTCTCCCTGCGGGCTGCCGAAACTGAAAACCTCGGCGAATATGCAAGCCATGACTCCGAAGGGCGCAGCATCGTTTTCATTTCATCGACGGGCCAGAGGCTGCGCGTGACCCCGTACGGCGACTACATTCTCCGCCTGCAATGGGCACGCCGGGGCGAAGACTTCTTTCCGGACGACCGGTACGAGATGGTCGTTTCTCACGCCTGGAGCGGCCTCCTCCGGCTCACCGACCGCGGCACGTACTTCTCCCTCGAGACCGGCGTCAACGACGGACTTGAGTTGCAAGTGCAAAAGAGACCCATGCGCCTGTCGTTCTTCTCCCTCAAAGACCGCCGAAGACTCCTTGCGGAACGCGATGGCGTTCGGTGGTCGGATGGGGCGATCCATGCCTCGTTTGAGTGGGATCCGCGAGAGCACTTTACAGGGCTTGGACACGACTTTTACGGGCGCTCGGAGCACCTTGACCTTCAAGGCGGGCTCTACCGCCGCAACTACGGAACCGAAAACAATCAGCAGGCGCCCCTCATCGTTCCCTTCTTTCTCTCGAGCTCGGGGTACGGGCTCTTCGTCAACAGCACATTCCCAAATACTTTCTCCTTCGGGAAGGATAGTCTTTACGAATTCACGCTCGAGGGGAATGCGCGGATGGATTATTTTTTCCTGGCGGGACCCGAGTTCAGCAGTATCATCGACCGGTACACACAGCTGACCGGGCGGCCGCGGCTTCCGCCTCTTGCTATGCTCGGACTCGGCCTTTCGGACAAAGCGAACGACGAGCTCTCCTCCGCTCCGTCGGACGAGCGTTGGTGGAAACAGAAAGTGACCGACCACCGGAATGCGGGATTCCCGCTCGACCATGTGATCAACGACAACCGGTGGAGGGCCGGCGGCGGAATGCGCTGCATTTCATACTTCGAGTGGGATACAACCCGTTTTCCCGACCCCCGTGCGTACGAGCAGTGGCTGAAGTCGAACGGCCTCGTCTCCACGATCGACTTCAACCGCTGCATCGCCAAGGCGAGCGAGCGGTGGAGTCCTTCTTTCAACATCCCGGTCACCGACAGCATCGAATTCGGCGACAGCGCTCCCGATTTCACGCGGAGCGACGTGCGCGAATGGTTCTGGCATCTTCATTGGAGAAAATCACTCAGTCCGAAACTGGGTTATCCGGGGGATGCTCTCTGGATCGATGAATTCGACCAGTTATGGAAGGCGCCCGCGTCGATGGTGCTTGGCAACGGGCGAACATGGATGGAAATGAAGAATTACTGGTTCTTCCTCATCGCGAAATCGCTGGTGCAGGAAGGATGGGACCGAACACTGGCACCCGAACGGCGGCCGTTCGTCTGGGTGCGGGGCATGACCGCGGGAGCACAGAGGTATGCGACGCTCTGGAGCGGCGACATCGTCCCGACGTATGAGGAGATGAAAGGACAGGTCCGCGGTATGCAGCTCGCCGGCCTTTCCGGATTTCCTTTCTGGGGCCACGACGCCGGTGGCTATGCAGAATGGGGCAAGAGGAAGGGACCGAACGACACGCTCTACCGGGATTGGTCGATGGCATTCGGCAGCTTCTCGCCGTTCTGGAAACCTCACGGCATGGGACAGCCGCGCTGGCCCCTCGACCGGTCGGCCGATGCGCAGCGGGATGCAAAAAAATATTCCACGCTCCGTTACGAACTCATGCCTTATACGTACACGTTCGCCCACGAGGCTGCCAGAACAGGGATGCCGATCGCGAGGGCGATGGTCATCGAACACCAGAACGATCCCGAGGCATGGAGCCACGACCTAGAATATATGTGGGGGAGCGATCTTCTTGTAGCACCTCGCTGCAGCGACGACGGCACCGTCACCGTTTGGCTTCCCGAAGGATTGTGGTACGACTTTTGGAGCGATTCTCTGATAAGCGGCGGCCGCGAGATCCGCTGCAACGCGCCGATCGGATCGCTCCCGCTTTTCGTGAAGGCGGGTTCGGTGATTCCAATGGCCCCCTTTGCGCTCAGCACCGCCTTCATCAAAAAGGATCAACTTTTCCTGCGTGTCTACGTCGGGAAAGACGGTGAGTTTACCCTCGTCGATGACGACGGCATTTCAGAATCGTACCGCACACAAGGAGAAATACAGACAACCAAAATTGTTTTTGTTCAATCGATCATGACGTTGAGCATCGGAGCGAGCACGGGAAAGTACGGGAACGCGCCGACGCAACGGAAGTACCACGTTGAATTTCATGGGCTCTCTCACCCGATATGGATAAATATTAACGGCAAGCAGCTCAAGTTTGTATCGTCCGAGGCAGAGGCGGCTATTTCTGACGGCGGCATCTTGTGGAATAAGGAAAAGAAGTGCCTCTCAGTGTTCACGAATGAAATGCCTGTCAACCAAAATATTCTGATACAGGGAGTGAAAGACCTCGGTCATGATGGTCAGTGA
- a CDS encoding MXAN_6640 family putative metalloprotease, with protein sequence MSGRFRVHYDTTGTDAPAMLDSLYQKIPGTADQYADSVAAIANYCETFETQTLGYLPSPADGDAGGGPEYDIYVASIGPPLYGFTTPDSALVSKPDGETYTSFVTVDNSFQWVNPPVNRGMPALRVTLAHELHHSIQIGAYGYWTSDIFFYELTSAWMEDVVFPAVKDYLQYTSSVEGQFANPQVPFNSNDFIMYSRAIWGHFIAKRFGLDAMLQTWRDISLVPPLQAIDMALSAPPYNSSFKSAFAEWTVWNYFTGARSDSLHYYPEGALYPEIVSIPIYFAPPSQSLGGSLFALSSAYYDVSDGTETLPFLISNINLDSGIVRYPLTFPYSYSLVENQNSPLSSNLTVSDPSNWYSMFLVGGNTILDPFPDPFRPDGSRVVNLPVNGMSPVTGTLSIFSSDMKLVYSGTLSTRPSTLFRGQVFQWNGIKSDNFIASSGIYIYFIQTQSQSIKGKFALLRK encoded by the coding sequence TTGTCGGGACGATTTCGGGTTCATTACGATACGACCGGGACAGACGCCCCCGCGATGCTCGATTCGCTCTACCAGAAAATTCCAGGTACCGCTGACCAATATGCCGATTCGGTTGCGGCGATTGCAAATTATTGTGAAACATTTGAGACTCAAACATTAGGGTATCTACCGTCACCGGCAGATGGCGATGCTGGCGGGGGGCCGGAGTACGACATTTATGTGGCATCCATCGGCCCTCCTCTTTATGGCTTCACAACTCCGGACAGCGCTCTTGTCAGCAAGCCGGATGGAGAGACCTACACTTCATTTGTTACTGTTGACAATTCGTTCCAATGGGTAAATCCGCCGGTCAATAGAGGGATGCCGGCTCTTCGTGTAACTCTCGCGCATGAACTTCATCACAGCATTCAGATCGGTGCGTACGGCTATTGGACAAGCGACATATTTTTTTATGAACTCACTTCCGCATGGATGGAAGATGTTGTTTTCCCGGCGGTCAAGGACTATCTCCAATACACGAGTTCGGTTGAAGGCCAGTTTGCAAACCCCCAGGTACCATTCAATTCTAATGACTTCATCATGTACAGCAGGGCCATTTGGGGACATTTCATTGCCAAGCGATTCGGTCTTGATGCAATGCTGCAAACGTGGAGAGACATCAGCCTCGTACCGCCGCTTCAAGCTATCGATATGGCCTTAAGCGCGCCGCCATACAACTCTAGCTTCAAAAGCGCTTTTGCGGAATGGACGGTCTGGAATTATTTTACGGGTGCACGCAGCGATTCTCTGCATTACTATCCAGAGGGTGCGCTTTATCCGGAAATTGTTTCGATACCTATCTATTTTGCCCCTCCGTCACAATCATTAGGCGGAAGCCTTTTCGCTTTGTCATCAGCCTACTATGACGTCAGCGATGGTACGGAAACATTGCCGTTTCTCATCTCGAACATCAACCTTGACTCCGGAATTGTCCGATATCCGTTGACGTTTCCGTACTCGTATTCCCTCGTTGAAAATCAGAACTCCCCCCTTTCATCGAACCTTACCGTCTCAGATCCCTCAAACTGGTACAGCATGTTTCTCGTCGGTGGAAATACAATTCTCGACCCATTCCCCGATCCCTTCCGACCAGACGGATCAAGAGTAGTCAATCTTCCTGTGAACGGAATGAGTCCTGTAACTGGGACCCTCTCTATTTTTTCGTCCGACATGAAACTTGTATATTCCGGGACGCTAAGCACAAGGCCATCGACCCTTTTCCGCGGGCAAGTATTCCAATGGAATGGAATAAAAAGCGACAACTTCATCGCATCATCGGGAATCTACATATACTTTATCCAAACCCAAAGCCAATCCATTAAGGGCAAGTTCGCGCTGCTAAGAAAATAA
- a CDS encoding cation-translocating P-type ATPase yields the protein MQLKNRGFHQPMKPRFVMESPGIITDGNRNVPNEKLVFMERSQLREHRIELVRLATMVVALMLSWLKVLTPISSFDFIALAATLVGGFPMFEEAYEAIRERRMTMELSMTIAVVATLIIGQFFTGLVITFFVIFAELLEHLTVSRGRNVIKKLIGLLPNKATVRRDSNEQEIAIDNLRANDTVIIKPGTRIPVDGIVIKGNSFVDQSSITGESLPVEKVEGNEVFAGTMNKSGILEVETHRVSKETIFGKIIEIIEQAEHSKAPIQKVADILSARLVYFAFGGAIVTFFVTRNIVSAIAALIVAGACGVAAGTPLAILAGIGRTAKEGIIVKGGVYLELLSKVDTIVLDKTGTLTLGKPQVIDVRSFNALAIQDVLRLAASAEQHSEHPLGKAVVERARTEHLRIEEYSEIKYFPGQGLVCRIDGMEVALGNTSFFEGRTIGLDSTAINYVAERKDRGETCILVASEGKVVGAIAIADTLRAEAEKAVEEMKKLGCHVVLLTGDSWAVARSVGKRLHVDEIFGETLPEQKLGKIRELESKGRSVAMVGDGINDAPALVEATVGIAMGTGTEVALESADMALTTDNLMKIVEAMKISKQSLRVIMFNFWGTVIVDVVGVSLAFFQILTPLSAALIHVGSELGFILNSARLLRK from the coding sequence ATGCAATTGAAAAACCGGGGCTTTCATCAACCGATGAAGCCCCGGTTTGTTATGGAGAGTCCCGGCATCATCACAGACGGTAACCGAAATGTTCCAAACGAAAAGCTGGTCTTCATGGAGAGATCACAACTGAGAGAACATCGAATAGAACTCGTCCGTCTCGCCACAATGGTTGTTGCACTCATGCTGAGTTGGCTGAAAGTTTTGACGCCAATTTCATCTTTTGACTTCATTGCTCTTGCGGCAACTCTTGTTGGCGGCTTTCCAATGTTCGAAGAGGCGTATGAGGCGATCCGTGAGCGCCGAATGACGATGGAATTGTCAATGACCATCGCAGTCGTTGCAACGCTTATCATCGGGCAATTCTTTACCGGCCTAGTCATAACTTTCTTCGTCATTTTCGCAGAGCTCCTTGAGCATTTAACAGTGTCACGGGGGCGGAATGTGATTAAGAAACTCATTGGCTTGCTTCCGAACAAGGCTACGGTCCGTCGAGATAGTAATGAACAAGAAATTGCAATCGATAATCTCAGAGCCAACGACACTGTCATCATAAAGCCGGGCACTCGAATTCCAGTCGATGGAATAGTCATCAAGGGAAATTCGTTTGTCGACCAGTCTTCAATAACCGGTGAATCCCTCCCAGTTGAAAAGGTTGAAGGCAATGAGGTCTTCGCCGGGACAATGAACAAATCGGGGATTCTCGAAGTTGAAACACATCGTGTAAGCAAAGAAACGATATTTGGAAAAATCATTGAGATCATTGAGCAGGCGGAGCATTCAAAGGCGCCAATTCAAAAGGTAGCTGATATACTCTCTGCACGTTTAGTGTATTTCGCCTTTGGGGGCGCTATCGTAACTTTTTTCGTGACCCGCAACATCGTTTCCGCAATTGCTGCGCTTATTGTCGCCGGAGCGTGCGGTGTTGCCGCAGGGACACCGCTTGCGATTCTTGCGGGAATTGGGCGAACTGCTAAAGAGGGAATCATCGTGAAAGGCGGCGTCTACCTTGAACTGCTCAGCAAGGTGGATACCATTGTCCTTGATAAGACCGGCACCCTGACATTGGGAAAACCGCAGGTAATTGATGTCCGGAGCTTCAATGCTCTCGCCATACAAGATGTGTTGCGGCTCGCAGCTTCGGCAGAACAGCACTCAGAACATCCTCTCGGGAAAGCAGTGGTCGAGAGGGCAAGGACGGAACATCTCAGAATAGAAGAGTATTCGGAAATAAAATATTTCCCGGGACAGGGACTTGTCTGCCGTATCGATGGAATGGAAGTGGCGCTTGGTAATACTTCATTCTTTGAGGGTCGGACTATCGGTCTTGACTCGACCGCGATCAACTATGTCGCTGAAAGAAAAGATCGGGGGGAAACATGCATTCTCGTCGCCAGCGAAGGAAAAGTCGTCGGAGCAATTGCTATTGCTGATACTCTCCGCGCAGAGGCAGAAAAAGCGGTCGAAGAGATGAAAAAACTCGGTTGTCACGTGGTACTCTTGACCGGCGACTCATGGGCAGTGGCAAGATCAGTAGGCAAGAGGCTTCACGTTGACGAAATCTTCGGTGAAACGTTGCCGGAACAAAAGCTGGGCAAAATTCGCGAACTGGAATCAAAGGGAAGGAGCGTTGCAATGGTCGGCGACGGCATCAACGACGCTCCCGCTCTCGTTGAAGCAACTGTCGGCATCGCCATGGGAACCGGAACTGAGGTTGCCCTTGAGAGCGCGGATATGGCACTGACAACAGATAACCTAATGAAGATTGTAGAAGCAATGAAGATCAGTAAACAGAGCTTGCGGGTCATCATGTTCAATTTTTGGGGGACGGTCATTGTTGACGTTGTTGGTGTGTCTCTCGCGTTTTTCCAAATTCTCACTCCTCTCTCCGCCGCATTAATTCACGTAGGGTCTGAGTTGGGATTTATTTTGAACTCGGCGAGGTTATTAAGAAAATGA